aataaagttactaATTAGTTAAGTTAATTAACATCTGATCTGGATGAAGACAGTGAACATGTTTAATTAGATCTTCACTTAGTGGAAACTCAACCTAATATGAATAAACCCAGGAAGCAGCTCTGTCGATGTTGTGAGcggctctgaaaagagcctttggTTGTAGTTGGAGTCCAGGAGCAGGTTTAACCTCCGAAGCCGTACAGAGTGCGGCCCTGTCTCTTGAGGGCGTAGACCACGTCCATGGCGGTCACCGTCTTCCTCTTAGCGTGCTCGGTGTAGGTGACGGCATCACGGATGACGTTCTCCAGGAACACCTTGAGCACCCCGCGGGTCTCCTCGTAGATGAGACCGGAGATGCGCTTGACTCCGCCGCGACGAGCCAGACGGCGGATGGCGGGTTTGGTGATTCCCTGGATGTTGTCCCGGAGAACTTTCCGG
The window above is part of the Anabas testudineus chromosome 23, fAnaTes1.2, whole genome shotgun sequence genome. Proteins encoded here:
- the LOC113163830 gene encoding histone H4, encoding MSGRGKGGKGLGKGGAKRHRKVLRDNIQGITKPAIRRLARRGGVKRISGLIYEETRGVLKVFLENVIRDAVTYTEHAKRKTVTAMDVVYALKRQGRTLYGFGG